A single region of the Vicia villosa cultivar HV-30 ecotype Madison, WI linkage group LG4, Vvil1.0, whole genome shotgun sequence genome encodes:
- the LOC131595769 gene encoding uncharacterized protein LOC131595769 — MYLHFEQNLSPLFVSFAVININVFPEVSLVMNLLQELWSMLEFMMPDIFASEDVDLKKLLSAEDTDLISRMKSILGPFILRRLKSDVMQQLVKKSQQSLTSTVLKTALIPYLNSQLKKGIPLPILKGFALKNARIMNTLPWIVLSRVEKEYLKSYFFSMSI, encoded by the exons ATGTATTTGCATTTTGAGCAAAATCTGTCTCCTCTATTTGTTAGTTTTGCTGTTATTAATATAAATGTATTTCCTGAAGTAAGCCTTGTCATGAATTTGTTGCAGGAGTTATGGTCTATGTTGGAGTTTATGATGCCTGATATTTTTGCTTCTGAAGATGTTGATTTAAAAAAGTTACTAAGTGCTGAAGATACAGATTTAATTAGTCGTATGAAGTCTATCCTAGGGCCATTTATTTTGCGGCGTCTGAAATCTGATGTCATGCAGCAACTTGTTAAAAAATCACAGCAG TCATTGACATCAACTGTCCTCAAAACCGCCCTGATACCGTACTTGAACTCGCAGTTAAAGAAGGGAATTCCATTGCCGATTCTTAAGGGTTTCGCCCTTAAGAACGCTCGAATCATGAACACTCTGCCGTGGATTGTGTTGTCTAGAGTGGAGAAAGAATACCTcaaatcttattttttttctatgaGTATATGA